A section of the Paenibacillus yonginensis genome encodes:
- a CDS encoding glycosyltransferase family 2 protein, whose protein sequence is MIIAVLSAEQTIAARLTVDSVKELFPDAELVSLRTEELPEFRTFLQGSGDSFCLTLRAGVRLLPDFKSYLEQAVSSPQAACLDLWRMIRDREEAGEAGTEPDEGNEFDEGPYLWRTEMLAQTGFAGRDRLPFAAYIELELWNRLIAARRFSAQQVKVPVNSGWQDDRPKPPRWQNSHEERGFLIPMLKHQEVVPLDRPPLFSVFMILHNEAANVPWAIRSVINQSFRDWELLIVDDGSGDGTIEAIHTYLEEEYLVPLEPDNRRILILRNETNRGKSAGLNQALQAARGRWVVELDGDDWLGPDALMDLQQAADNSASERVLWYGDYVEWQEVSGGRLFYVGERRFEPPYTASRITAEGYPAAPRCYRTDVLHKLGGWAQSDPYGGRLYEDMHQLLRLSPEGPFGHIPRLLYHRRIRKGSITKRHSAEYRKWRAWAAAVYGETGPL, encoded by the coding sequence ATGATCATCGCGGTGTTATCAGCAGAGCAGACCATAGCAGCCAGACTGACAGTCGATTCAGTGAAGGAGCTTTTCCCTGATGCCGAGCTGGTTTCGTTAAGGACGGAGGAATTGCCGGAGTTCCGGACATTTTTACAGGGAAGCGGAGATTCGTTCTGTCTGACCCTGCGGGCCGGCGTCCGGCTGCTGCCGGATTTCAAGAGCTATTTGGAGCAGGCCGTATCCTCTCCGCAAGCCGCCTGTTTGGACCTGTGGCGAATGATAAGAGACAGGGAGGAGGCTGGAGAAGCCGGGACGGAGCCGGATGAGGGCAATGAATTTGACGAAGGGCCGTACCTCTGGAGAACCGAAATGCTGGCTCAGACCGGCTTTGCGGGAAGAGACCGGCTGCCTTTTGCAGCTTATATAGAGCTTGAATTGTGGAACCGGCTGATTGCTGCCAGGAGGTTCTCTGCGCAGCAGGTCAAAGTTCCGGTGAATTCAGGCTGGCAGGATGACAGACCGAAGCCGCCGAGATGGCAGAACAGCCATGAAGAACGGGGCTTTCTTATACCTATGCTGAAGCATCAGGAGGTTGTGCCGCTGGACAGACCGCCGCTGTTCTCTGTATTTATGATCCTGCATAATGAAGCCGCTAATGTCCCCTGGGCAATCCGCAGCGTCATCAACCAGTCCTTCAGGGACTGGGAGCTGCTCATCGTAGACGACGGCTCCGGAGATGGTACAATTGAGGCCATCCACACTTATTTGGAGGAGGAGTACCTCGTACCCCTGGAACCAGACAACCGCCGCATCCTGATCCTCAGAAACGAAACCAACCGTGGAAAAAGCGCGGGCCTAAACCAGGCGCTGCAAGCCGCCCGCGGCCGATGGGTAGTTGAGCTGGACGGGGATGACTGGCTGGGGCCGGACGCCCTCATGGACCTTCAGCAAGCGGCCGACAACTCGGCTTCGGAGCGGGTGTTGTGGTACGGAGATTATGTGGAGTGGCAGGAGGTATCCGGCGGCAGGCTCTTCTATGTTGGAGAACGTAGATTTGAACCCCCGTACACGGCAAGCCGGATTACGGCTGAAGGATATCCTGCAGCACCTCGCTGCTACCGGACCGACGTTCTGCATAAGCTTGGCGGCTGGGCGCAGAGCGATCCCTACGGCGGCCGTCTGTATGAAGATATGCATCAGCTGCTCCGCCTTTCGCCGGAGGGGCCTTTTGGCCACATTCCTCGCCTCCTTTACCACCGGCGGATCAGAAAGGGCAGCATAACGAAGCGGCATTCGGCGGAATATCGCAAATGGCGGGCATGGGCGGCTGCCGTTTATGGAGAAACGGGGCCGCTCTGA
- a CDS encoding sensor histidine kinase has protein sequence MAFFLLSEYQPGSGAGVFILVPYGFVYFWLFANRGRGWNGLEIVVLPLCLMAGVAIGYFAGGEYPGPNLLWPLIFFLAVPPKKFEWTARGLAACAGIEIVILTYSGSIPYTALFAVFGVYMAIQGRARLKNAYSVIQQQLKELNKTHEELQEAHKQLQEATVNSMRYAALSERTRIARDIHDGLGHHLTSMIVQLQALEMMLESEPEAAPEAVEGLIRTARAGMQEVRLAVHEWKEDESGLGLAALRGLISQTAANTNLRIQWEETQDLSDWDPAMSIVLYRILQEALTNVMRHAEADEVKIRLLEEDDLLKVTLQDNGSYRHEPGQPLGFGQQGIQERCQSVGGTCRFGQNEPSGLTLTIELPLRPPGFKAKDKAEPCDFDS, from the coding sequence TTGGCTTTTTTTCTTTTATCCGAATATCAGCCCGGAAGCGGGGCAGGGGTCTTTATTTTAGTTCCTTACGGGTTTGTGTATTTTTGGCTGTTTGCCAACCGGGGCAGGGGCTGGAACGGGCTGGAGATCGTTGTTCTGCCGCTGTGCCTAATGGCTGGGGTGGCCATCGGGTATTTTGCCGGCGGAGAATATCCGGGGCCGAATCTGCTTTGGCCGTTGATCTTCTTCCTGGCCGTTCCCCCCAAGAAATTTGAATGGACAGCGAGGGGGCTCGCGGCCTGCGCAGGCATTGAGATTGTGATTTTAACGTACAGCGGGAGCATTCCCTATACAGCGCTCTTTGCTGTCTTTGGCGTATATATGGCTATTCAGGGCCGAGCCCGGCTCAAGAATGCCTACAGCGTCATCCAGCAGCAGCTCAAAGAATTGAACAAGACGCACGAAGAGCTGCAGGAGGCTCATAAGCAGCTGCAGGAAGCGACCGTAAACTCGATGCGGTATGCCGCGCTTTCGGAGCGCACGAGGATAGCCCGGGATATTCATGATGGCCTCGGCCATCATTTGACCTCGATGATTGTGCAGCTGCAGGCGCTCGAGATGATGCTGGAAAGCGAACCCGAGGCTGCTCCCGAAGCCGTGGAAGGTTTGATCCGGACGGCCCGCGCGGGGATGCAGGAGGTTAGGCTGGCCGTGCATGAATGGAAGGAAGATGAAAGCGGGTTAGGTCTGGCCGCCCTTCGGGGGCTGATTTCGCAAACCGCTGCAAATACAAATCTCCGCATTCAATGGGAGGAGACCCAGGATTTATCCGATTGGGACCCGGCCATGTCGATCGTGCTTTACCGGATTCTGCAGGAGGCGTTGACCAACGTCATGCGCCATGCGGAAGCGGACGAGGTGAAGATCCGTCTCCTTGAAGAAGATGATTTATTAAAGGTAACCCTGCAGGATAACGGGAGTTACCGCCATGAACCCGGCCAGCCGCTCGGCTTTGGCCAGCAAGGCATTCAGGAACGCTGTCAATCGGTTGGCGGCACCTGCCGGTTCGGGCAAAATGAGCCCAGCGGGCTGACCTTGACGATCGAGCTTCCTCTTCGGCCGCCCGGTTTTAAAGCGAAGGACAAGGCCGAGCCATGCGACTTTGACAGCTGA
- a CDS encoding response regulator transcription factor: MQEEDILDIWKPIRIVLAEDQLLIRESLRFILNHQEDMEVVGEAGDGEEAVEVAQKTRPDLMLMDVQMPKATGLEATVQIVKQLPGVKIVLLTTFDIQDYVFDGIRAGACGYLLKDTPTKELLSSIRAISAGAALFNSKQAGSVMSQFIALKPEGPEAESNTEGENVPQAFLLEPLTEREKEVLQQMGYGKKNGEIAATLYVSEGTVKTHVHNIIQKLGARDRTQAVVLAIRSGLID, encoded by the coding sequence ATGCAGGAGGAAGATATTTTGGATATTTGGAAACCCATTCGAATCGTGCTGGCAGAGGATCAATTGTTAATTCGCGAGAGCCTGCGTTTTATTCTGAACCATCAGGAGGACATGGAGGTGGTCGGCGAAGCGGGGGACGGGGAAGAGGCCGTCGAGGTAGCGCAGAAGACCCGGCCTGACCTGATGCTGATGGATGTGCAAATGCCTAAAGCGACAGGGCTTGAGGCCACCGTGCAGATCGTAAAGCAGCTGCCCGGCGTCAAAATCGTGCTGCTGACGACCTTTGATATCCAGGACTACGTATTTGATGGAATTCGGGCCGGAGCCTGCGGATACCTGCTCAAAGATACGCCTACGAAAGAACTTTTATCAAGCATCCGGGCCATCTCGGCCGGGGCCGCTTTATTCAACAGCAAGCAGGCGGGTTCCGTCATGTCGCAGTTCATTGCCCTGAAACCGGAAGGGCCGGAGGCGGAATCGAACACGGAGGGGGAGAACGTTCCTCAGGCCTTCCTGCTGGAGCCGCTGACCGAACGGGAAAAGGAAGTGCTGCAGCAGATGGGCTACGGGAAGAAAAATGGGGAAATCGCTGCAACGCTGTACGTTTCCGAAGGAACCGTAAAAACGCATGTCCACAACATTATCCAGAAGCTTGGCGCCCGGGACCGGACCCAGGCGGTGGTGCTGGCGATCCGAAGCGGTTTGATTGATTAA
- a CDS encoding DUF1453 family protein: protein MQFFLLPIIAFYEMLRSMPHPLPGQSAAELLVTVLLAAVVGIGQAYTTRLEYRGGELYTKGGFGYFLCWIVLLAYRLLVRWVFEGADGFTHFSEGNWLIFAGIGVAWAVRGLLLYRLHPEIRSALLQGREQTGRS, encoded by the coding sequence GTGCAGTTCTTCCTGCTGCCGATCATCGCTTTCTACGAAATGCTGCGATCAATGCCGCACCCGCTTCCGGGCCAAAGCGCTGCCGAACTATTGGTCACGGTGCTGCTGGCCGCCGTGGTCGGTATCGGCCAGGCTTACACCACCCGGCTTGAGTACCGGGGAGGGGAGCTGTACACCAAAGGCGGCTTCGGTTATTTTCTGTGCTGGATCGTTCTGCTCGCCTACCGGCTGCTGGTCCGCTGGGTATTTGAAGGAGCCGACGGATTCACTCATTTCTCGGAAGGCAACTGGCTGATCTTCGCCGGCATCGGTGTCGCTTGGGCCGTCCGTGGCCTCCTGCTGTACCGGCTTCATCCGGAAATCCGCTCCGCGCTGCTCCAAGGCCGGGAACAAACCGGGAGAAGCTGA
- a CDS encoding class I adenylate-forming enzyme family protein, producing the protein MEYTYDVTMFKETFEHEYTYIKGFMRNVHRFASRPAVTCTQRERTWTYSELNRDVNKLANALLADGVSKNEIVTYQLLNSVEFVLSYLAPQKLGAINSPINFRLSPGETAYILDDSKPAVYIYDAEIKEIALQALEMAAHQPRRIVMVDLTGHDNEAPEGHITMSDYLAGQSDQEPQTDVRPHIYDENTRLYTSGTTGRPKGVPLNHINDVLSAHDVAMHFPLSPVDKTMNMSPWFHRGGLHSGGPTPTLYVGGEVVILRYFHPKTALEFAEKYGITFLIGAPPMLKMLHDSQLKTPSDLSKLKGIVTMGAPLEREDCIKYQQVLTPNIFNGYGTTEAFWNTFLRPYDLPEMTGSAGRSCTDDDMAVVKVYPDRKAEPDDVVAKDGSEVGEIIVRAPGKTTYSYVNNPDQSEKVFYKGWIYIGDMGTWDENEFVTVVGRKNDMIVSSGENIHPIQIEEILNQHPGVKESVVVGVPDELRGEAVVAYIIKDDPELTAKELNKYCSNHPMLAAYKKPRFYRFIDELPYTATGKKKHFVVRALAVEDQKNGLLER; encoded by the coding sequence GTGGAATACACTTATGACGTGACTATGTTCAAAGAAACCTTTGAGCATGAATATACTTATATCAAAGGATTTATGCGCAATGTGCACCGGTTCGCCAGCCGGCCGGCCGTCACCTGTACGCAGCGTGAACGTACTTGGACTTACAGCGAGCTGAACCGGGACGTAAATAAGCTGGCGAACGCCCTGCTGGCTGACGGTGTATCGAAGAATGAGATCGTCACTTACCAGCTGCTGAATTCCGTGGAATTTGTGCTCAGCTACCTTGCCCCGCAGAAGCTCGGCGCGATCAACTCTCCGATCAACTTCCGTTTATCCCCTGGCGAAACCGCCTATATTCTCGATGACAGCAAACCCGCTGTATACATCTATGATGCAGAGATTAAGGAAATCGCGCTTCAGGCTTTGGAGATGGCTGCTCATCAACCGCGCCGGATCGTGATGGTCGATCTGACAGGTCATGATAACGAAGCGCCTGAAGGCCATATCACCATGTCCGATTACCTGGCCGGTCAATCCGATCAGGAGCCGCAGACCGATGTCCGTCCTCACATTTACGATGAGAATACCCGTCTATATACGTCCGGCACCACAGGAAGACCTAAAGGCGTGCCGCTCAACCATATTAATGATGTGCTCTCCGCTCATGACGTTGCGATGCATTTCCCTTTAAGTCCCGTTGATAAAACGATGAACATGAGCCCTTGGTTCCACCGCGGCGGCCTTCATTCCGGCGGTCCTACACCTACGCTGTACGTGGGCGGCGAAGTGGTCATTCTCCGTTATTTCCATCCCAAGACAGCCCTTGAATTTGCCGAGAAATACGGGATCACTTTCCTGATCGGCGCACCGCCTATGCTGAAAATGCTGCACGACAGCCAGCTCAAGACGCCGTCCGATCTGTCGAAGCTGAAAGGCATTGTTACGATGGGGGCGCCTTTGGAGCGCGAGGACTGCATCAAATACCAGCAGGTGCTGACACCGAACATCTTCAACGGTTACGGCACAACGGAGGCGTTCTGGAACACCTTCCTGCGGCCTTACGACCTGCCTGAAATGACCGGTTCGGCCGGACGTTCCTGTACCGATGATGACATGGCCGTCGTTAAGGTCTATCCGGACCGCAAGGCCGAGCCTGACGACGTTGTGGCCAAAGATGGCAGCGAAGTCGGCGAGATCATCGTTAGGGCGCCTGGGAAGACCACGTATTCTTACGTCAACAATCCGGATCAAAGCGAGAAGGTGTTCTATAAAGGCTGGATCTATATTGGCGATATGGGGACTTGGGATGAGAACGAGTTCGTAACCGTCGTTGGCCGCAAGAACGACATGATCGTCTCCTCCGGTGAGAATATCCATCCGATACAGATTGAAGAAATTCTGAACCAGCACCCTGGCGTCAAGGAATCGGTGGTGGTCGGCGTGCCTGACGAGCTGCGCGGCGAAGCCGTGGTCGCTTACATCATCAAGGATGATCCGGAGCTGACTGCCAAAGAGCTCAACAAATACTGCAGCAATCATCCGATGCTGGCGGCTTATAAGAAACCGCGCTTCTACCGGTTTATTGATGAACTGCCTTACACGGCTACCGGCAAAAAGAAACATTTTGTCGTCAGAGCTTTAGCGGTGGAGGATCAGAAGAACGGGCTGCTGGAGCGATAA